A genomic stretch from Candidatus Thiothrix anitrata includes:
- a CDS encoding bifunctional nicotinamide-nucleotide adenylyltransferase/Nudix hydroxylase produces the protein MFKPDFDFLVFIGRFQPFHAGHQAVVETALQRAERVIVLVGSSCQPRTLRNPWTFAERETFIRAAFPETGERLILAPLLDDTYNEQGWITRVQQTVHGITCRFPPKVGSAAPRIGLIGHSKDHSSYYLSMFPQWQSVAVENVRGVSSTPLREQYFQRGAANGEMPPAVQTWLETFRESDTFTHIASEWEFVNQYRKGWEAAPYAPTFVTVDAVVVQAGHILLIERKARPGKGQWALPGGFLDPHEKLRDAVIRELREETRIKVPAPVLAGSIVKEQVFDDPYRSARGRTITHAFLIELKADAHGLPKVKGGDDAQHAFWMPLGDLDPERLFEDHFQIIKTMIG, from the coding sequence ATGTTCAAACCTGATTTTGACTTTCTGGTCTTCATTGGTCGTTTCCAGCCATTTCATGCGGGTCATCAAGCCGTGGTGGAAACCGCGTTGCAACGTGCCGAGCGCGTGATTGTGCTGGTCGGTTCGAGTTGCCAACCGCGTACCTTGCGCAATCCTTGGACATTTGCCGAGCGTGAAACCTTTATCCGCGCCGCGTTTCCTGAGACGGGCGAACGTTTAATTCTCGCGCCGTTGTTGGATGACACCTACAACGAACAAGGCTGGATTACCCGTGTGCAACAAACTGTGCACGGCATTACTTGCCGTTTTCCGCCCAAAGTCGGCAGTGCTGCGCCGCGCATTGGCTTGATTGGGCATAGCAAAGACCACAGTTCTTATTACCTGTCGATGTTTCCGCAATGGCAATCGGTCGCGGTGGAAAACGTGCGCGGAGTGTCATCTACGCCTTTGCGCGAACAGTATTTCCAACGGGGTGCTGCGAATGGCGAGATGCCGCCAGCGGTGCAAACTTGGCTGGAAACCTTCCGCGAATCTGACACTTTTACGCACATTGCCAGCGAGTGGGAATTTGTTAACCAGTACCGTAAGGGGTGGGAAGCCGCGCCCTACGCCCCGACGTTTGTTACCGTGGATGCGGTGGTGGTGCAAGCCGGACACATCCTGCTGATTGAGCGCAAAGCTCGCCCCGGCAAAGGGCAATGGGCATTACCCGGTGGTTTTCTTGACCCACACGAAAAGCTGCGCGATGCGGTAATCCGCGAATTGCGTGAAGAAACCCGCATCAAAGTACCTGCACCCGTGTTGGCGGGGTCGATTGTAAAAGAGCAAGTGTTCGACGATCCGTACCGTTCGGCGCGAGGGCGCACCATTACCCATGCGTTTCTGATTGAACTCAAAGCCGATGCGCACGGCTTGCCGAAGGTAAAAGGCGGCGATGATGCGCAACATGCTTTCTGGATGCCGTTGGGCGACCTTGATCCCGAACGGCTGTTTGAAGACCATTTTCAGATCATCAAAACGATGATTGGGTAA
- a CDS encoding universal stress protein, with product MMQPYQQLLVPIDFTRASHSIVARAEELANFYNAHVHLLHILTDATLGSVTFGGTDKLGMPPALKQNQIQLATEKLQRLAADVGLNDQVSLQVTHTTGKPSEAIIQFAKENHIDLVIVANSGKQSVLGFMGSTAEATLKGVLCDVMAIRLVD from the coding sequence ATGATGCAACCCTACCAGCAATTATTGGTTCCCATTGATTTTACCCGTGCCAGCCACAGCATCGTGGCACGGGCAGAGGAGCTAGCAAATTTTTATAATGCCCATGTGCATCTGCTTCACATACTAACTGATGCAACCTTAGGTAGTGTCACTTTCGGGGGTACGGATAAACTCGGTATGCCTCCAGCCCTTAAGCAAAATCAGATACAACTGGCGACAGAAAAACTTCAACGTTTAGCAGCCGATGTTGGGCTCAATGATCAAGTAAGCCTGCAAGTCACCCACACCACGGGTAAGCCTAGTGAAGCCATCATTCAATTTGCCAAAGAAAACCACATTGACCTTGTCATTGTCGCCAATAGCGGCAAGCAAAGTGTGCTGGGTTTTATGGGATCAACCGCAGAAGCGACCCTCAAGGGTGTACTTTGTGATGTCATGGCTATTCGGTTAGTTGATTAA
- the rnd gene encoding ribonuclease D — protein MFEYINTPQQLNDLMTRLDNAEWVTLDTEFIREKTYFPRLCLIQIGSTDTLACIDPLAITDLRPFLTWLQDPKRLKVLHAAWQDMEIFHHLGQGELPSPLFDTQIAAAVLGMGDQMGYARLVEGVLGITLDKSQSRTDWSRRPLSKAQLEYAIDDVRHLRDVYLALREQLQQLGRMKWLDKPFQKLADANTYNIDPQTCWERIRGLQVLKPHQLAVLRELAAWREQRALQKDLPRRWLLSDEILLDMARMQPNSAEGLRHIRGLSDEQIDRGAAEWLGCIARGKAVPKSEWPNLPRRRKLDENMSVVADLLTAVLNQIANENGISAQMIATRQQLEKMLEEGRTTLSDDWRGALVNDAFTALLSGKAQVSVQQQRVVIAA, from the coding sequence ATGTTTGAATACATCAATACTCCACAACAACTTAATGATTTGATGACCCGTTTGGATAACGCTGAATGGGTGACGCTGGATACCGAGTTTATTCGTGAAAAAACCTATTTTCCGCGCCTTTGCCTGATTCAGATTGGCAGTACCGATACGCTGGCGTGCATTGATCCGTTAGCAATTACGGATTTGCGTCCGTTTTTGACTTGGCTACAAGACCCTAAACGCCTGAAAGTGTTACACGCCGCTTGGCAGGATATGGAAATCTTCCACCATTTGGGGCAAGGGGAATTGCCCAGCCCGTTGTTTGATACCCAAATTGCAGCAGCGGTGTTGGGCATGGGTGATCAAATGGGTTACGCCCGTTTGGTGGAAGGCGTTCTGGGCATTACCTTGGATAAATCGCAATCACGCACCGATTGGTCACGCCGCCCCTTGAGCAAAGCCCAACTGGAATACGCGATTGATGACGTGCGCCATTTACGTGATGTCTACCTTGCCTTGCGTGAACAACTGCAACAATTAGGGCGGATGAAGTGGCTGGATAAACCGTTTCAGAAGTTGGCGGATGCCAATACTTACAACATTGATCCGCAAACGTGTTGGGAGCGCATCCGGGGCTTGCAGGTGTTGAAACCGCATCAACTCGCGGTATTGCGTGAATTAGCCGCATGGCGTGAACAACGGGCGTTGCAGAAAGATTTACCACGTCGCTGGTTATTATCGGACGAAATTCTGCTGGATATGGCACGGATGCAACCGAATAGCGCGGAAGGTTTGCGCCATATTCGTGGCTTAAGTGATGAGCAAATCGATCGTGGTGCGGCGGAATGGCTAGGCTGTATTGCGCGGGGTAAAGCGGTGCCGAAGAGCGAGTGGCCGAATCTGCCGCGTCGCCGTAAGCTCGATGAAAACATGAGTGTGGTTGCGGATTTGCTGACGGCGGTCTTGAATCAGATTGCCAATGAAAACGGCATTTCCGCACAAATGATTGCCACCCGTCAGCAACTGGAAAAAATGCTGGAAGAAGGCCGCACCACCCTATCTGATGATTGGCGCGGCGCGTTGGTCAATGATGCGTTTACCGCGCTGCTGTCCGGTAAAGCGCAAGTCAGCGTGCAGCAACAGCGCGTAGTGATTGCCGCTTAA
- the trhP gene encoding prephenate-dependent tRNA uridine(34) hydroxylase TrhP produces the protein MKRPELLAPAGTLKSMRHAFAYGADAVYAGQPRYSLRVRNNEFKNENLAQGIAEAHALGKQFFVAVNISPHNSKIKTFLADLEPVIAMNPDALIMADPGLIMLVRERWPQMPVHLSVQANTVNYATVKFWQALGLTRVILSRELSLDEIAEIRQQCPDMELEVFVHGALCIAYSGRCLLSGYFNHRDPNQGTCTNACRWEYKASEAVEAAEGKFVPKEAVLSMDVFNQAQSMGSCGNQERHPLADKVYFLEETNRPGELMPVMEDEHGTYIMNSKDLRAIEHVQKLTEIGVDCLKIEGRTKSHYYVARTAQAYKQAIDDTLAGRPFDPRLLGVLENLANRGYTDGFYERHHTHEYQNYMQGASMGHQQQFVAEAMRVDREQGWVELDVKNRFSVGDRLEWVLPSGNREIVLEHMENLNGETVSVAPGSGHKMRIPLPEGINDDMILISRFL, from the coding sequence ATGAAACGCCCTGAACTGCTCGCGCCTGCGGGAACGCTTAAATCCATGCGCCATGCGTTTGCCTACGGTGCGGATGCCGTGTATGCCGGACAACCGCGCTACAGTTTGCGGGTGCGCAATAACGAGTTCAAAAATGAAAATCTCGCGCAAGGCATTGCAGAAGCGCACGCCTTAGGTAAGCAGTTTTTCGTGGCGGTAAATATTTCCCCGCACAACAGTAAAATCAAAACGTTTTTAGCGGATCTTGAGCCGGTCATTGCGATGAACCCTGATGCCTTGATCATGGCTGACCCCGGTTTAATCATGCTGGTGCGCGAACGCTGGCCACAGATGCCAGTGCATTTATCGGTGCAAGCCAATACGGTGAACTACGCGACGGTCAAATTCTGGCAGGCGTTGGGTTTAACCCGCGTGATTTTGTCGCGGGAATTATCGCTGGATGAAATTGCCGAAATTCGCCAGCAATGCCCCGACATGGAACTGGAGGTGTTCGTCCACGGTGCGCTGTGCATTGCGTATTCAGGGCGTTGTTTATTGTCCGGTTATTTCAACCATCGTGATCCGAATCAAGGCACTTGTACCAATGCGTGTCGTTGGGAATACAAAGCTTCCGAAGCGGTTGAAGCGGCAGAAGGCAAATTTGTGCCCAAAGAAGCTGTATTGTCGATGGATGTGTTTAATCAAGCGCAAAGCATGGGCAGTTGCGGCAATCAAGAACGCCACCCGCTCGCCGACAAGGTGTATTTCCTCGAAGAAACCAATCGCCCCGGTGAATTAATGCCTGTCATGGAAGATGAGCATGGCACGTATATTATGAATTCCAAAGACTTACGGGCGATTGAACACGTCCAAAAGCTCACCGAAATCGGGGTGGATTGCCTCAAAATTGAAGGCCGTACCAAATCCCATTACTACGTGGCGCGGACTGCGCAGGCTTATAAACAAGCGATTGATGATACCTTGGCGGGTCGTCCGTTTGATCCACGCTTGCTGGGTGTGTTGGAAAATCTGGCGAATCGGGGTTATACCGATGGTTTTTACGAGCGGCATCACACCCACGAATACCAAAATTATATGCAAGGTGCGTCAATGGGGCATCAGCAACAATTCGTTGCCGAAGCCATGCGTGTTGACCGTGAACAAGGCTGGGTAGAGCTGGACGTGAAAAACCGTTTCAGTGTTGGCGACCGTTTGGAATGGGTGCTACCGAGTGGCAATCGCGAAATCGTGCTGGAACACATGGAAAACCTCAACGGTGAAACCGTAAGTGTTGCCCCCGGCAGCGGTCACAAAATGCGAATTCCGCTCCCGGAAGGTATCAACGACGACATGATTTTAATCAGCCGTTTTCTTTAA
- a CDS encoding ATP-binding protein, whose amino-acid sequence MLARYLTSTVQRLAASFPIVTITGPRQSGKTTLARTVFADKPYVTLEDPLEREFAQEDPRGFLARFANGAIFDEAQRWPALFSHLQSRVDEDRRAGRFILTGSQQFGLLVGVSQSLAGRAGITRLLPLMAGEIPAVAEKRLGINQLMLTGGYPALHTQAILPQDWFASYVATYVERDVRQVMNVQDLTTFQRFLRLCAGRTGQLLNFTGLASEAGISQTTARAWMSVLESSGLVHLLPPYHRNFGKRLVKTPKLYFLDTGLACWLLGIRSEEVLALHPLRGELFETWVVSEFLKSRYNLGHSPDLYFWRDNNGVEADIVFEVDTRLQVVEIKSGQTVTSDYIKAGKRAAAFAGEVALMPWLVHGGDDNYQRSGVDVIGWRALGEKLLSSK is encoded by the coding sequence ATGTTAGCGCGTTATTTGACCTCTACTGTACAGCGTTTGGCTGCATCTTTCCCTATTGTCACCATTACCGGCCCGCGCCAATCGGGAAAGACAACCTTAGCCCGCACGGTGTTTGCGGATAAACCTTACGTTACGTTGGAGGATCCGCTTGAGCGTGAGTTTGCGCAGGAAGATCCACGGGGATTTTTAGCACGTTTTGCTAACGGGGCGATTTTTGACGAGGCGCAACGCTGGCCTGCCTTGTTTTCTCACCTGCAAAGTCGGGTGGATGAGGATCGCCGGGCGGGGCGTTTTATCCTGACGGGTTCGCAACAGTTTGGGTTGTTGGTAGGTGTTTCTCAGTCCTTAGCGGGACGGGCGGGAATCACTCGGTTGTTGCCACTGATGGCGGGAGAAATCCCGGCGGTGGCAGAGAAGCGTTTGGGCATCAATCAGTTGATGTTAACTGGCGGCTATCCTGCATTGCATACCCAAGCGATATTGCCACAAGATTGGTTCGCAAGTTACGTGGCGACTTACGTTGAACGTGATGTGCGCCAGGTGATGAATGTCCAAGATTTGACGACATTTCAGCGTTTTTTGCGCTTGTGTGCGGGGCGCACGGGGCAATTACTGAATTTTACTGGTTTAGCATCGGAAGCGGGGATTTCCCAAACGACGGCACGTGCTTGGATGTCGGTACTGGAATCCAGTGGTTTGGTGCATTTACTCCCGCCTTATCATCGTAATTTTGGTAAGCGTTTGGTTAAAACCCCGAAGTTATATTTTCTGGATACGGGGTTAGCTTGTTGGTTGTTGGGCATTCGCTCCGAAGAGGTGCTGGCATTGCATCCCTTGCGTGGGGAGTTATTTGAAACATGGGTAGTGAGCGAGTTTTTAAAATCCCGTTATAACCTTGGACATTCTCCTGATCTTTATTTCTGGCGGGATAATAATGGCGTAGAAGCTGACATTGTGTTTGAAGTTGATACGCGCTTGCAGGTGGTTGAAATTAAGTCGGGTCAGACTGTCACCAGTGATTATATTAAAGCGGGGAAACGTGCCGCCGCTTTTGCCGGGGAAGTTGCATTAATGCCTTGGTTGGTACACGGCGGTGACGATAATTATCAGCGCAGTGGGGTTGATGTCATTGGTTGGCGGGCATTGGGTGAAAAATTGCTGAGCAGCAAATGA
- a CDS encoding YaeQ family protein: MAIKPTIYKARISLSDMERNYYDSLNLTIAQHPSETLERMMVRILAYCLNAQEGIELTKGLEDVEEPAIWVRTMDEQIALWIDLGEPTPERVKKATHRARAVRVYSFNSKSDVWWSQNVKKFSQLDAAFYRFPAEEIEALAALVSRTMDLSITITGDSAYIAGDKGEVEVHWDVLQR, encoded by the coding sequence GTGGCAATCAAACCAACCATTTACAAAGCCAGAATTTCGTTATCGGATATGGAACGCAATTACTACGATTCCCTGAATCTGACCATTGCCCAACACCCCTCCGAAACGCTGGAGCGCATGATGGTGCGGATTCTGGCGTATTGCCTCAATGCTCAGGAAGGAATTGAGCTGACCAAAGGGCTGGAAGACGTGGAAGAACCCGCCATCTGGGTTCGCACAATGGATGAACAAATCGCCCTGTGGATTGATTTGGGCGAACCCACGCCAGAGCGCGTCAAAAAGGCGACGCATCGGGCGCGAGCGGTGCGTGTTTACAGCTTTAACAGCAAGTCGGATGTCTGGTGGTCACAAAATGTGAAAAAGTTTAGCCAGTTGGATGCGGCGTTTTACCGCTTCCCCGCAGAAGAGATTGAAGCACTGGCGGCATTGGTGAGCCGCACGATGGATTTGTCGATCACAATTACCGGCGATTCTGCTTATATCGCGGGTGATAAGGGTGAGGTCGAGGTTCATTGGGACGTGTTGCAACGCTAA